The genomic window AAATTCTTGAGAGCACAATATTACAAAACGTAATGcgttaaaacattttatttaaaaagaagaaactctttttttttgtcctgtCTGATTAAACATCAAAGGAAGATGcgatgtttttatatattccaTGTGATGACATTATTTTAAGGATCTAGAAACTTCGTTGGCACAAGTATAAGCTCGTTTTTCTTGTTGACAGTGAGTCCGGGAGCTTCTTCCATGTCAATATCGTCAACCTTCATGCCTTCTGGTAACTTCCAAtcaaaatgatacaaaagatTAGCCAAACCAAACTCGACCATTGTTGTCCCCATATAAACTGCAGGACACATTCTCCGGCCGCCTCCAAACGGTAACAGCTCAAAATGCTGTCCTTTTGCATCAATATTATTATCCGTAAACCTCTCCGGGAGAAACACTTCAGGGTCTTTCCAGGTATCGGGATCACGACCAATAGCCCATACATTCACGTGAAGCCGTGTCTTAACTGGAATCGTGTAGCCGTTGATCTCAAATTCAGACATTGCTTCCCTTGGGATTAGAAGAGGTGTTGTAGGATGTAACCTCCATGTTTCTTTGATAACCATTTTGAGGTACTCAAGCTTATCAGTGTCATCAAAGCtgattctttctttgttcttgatttgacTTCTGATTTCGGATTGAACTTTTTTCATCACTCGTGGATTCTTTGCGAGTTCTGCCATTGCCCATGTCATGGTTATTGCAGAAGTATCCATTCCTGCTAGAAGAACATCCTGTAACAACATATAAACATcaattgtttaaatttttcttacaGATTTGATTGTGAATATATGATTAGTTACCATCAATATCGCTTTGATATGGTTTCTAGTGAGCTTGTCATTTCCAAgaacagcttcttctttctccaaccTCAACAGCAAGTCCACAAAGTCTTCACTaccttcttcctttttctgtttatgCAGATCAAACATTTGTTCATAGAAAGCATCGAGATCTCTCATGCTTCTCTCTCGCCGTCCTTGCAAACCCGTCAACAAGTCGATGATCCTTCCGACATACGGAATGAAATCTGAGGCAGAAAAGCTTCCCAACATCTCGAGCGCCTCACGGACTATGTTATTGAATCGTTCACTGTTGAGCACAGTTCCCTCAAAATTCACACTAAACGCTGTCCTGCAGACCACACTAACAGTTAAAGCCAGCAATGTCTTGTTCAAGTTGATCGGAGTCTTCTGAGCAGCTGATTCGGAGATTGAATCGATCAGTTTCTTGACCTCCTCGTCCTTTATCGGTTGTATAGAGTGAACTTGTTTACTACTGAAAAGTTCTTGAACAGCGAGCTTCCTTACTTCTTTCCAATAATCATCATAAGGAGAAAAAGCAATGTCTAGATAGTTGTAAGAGAGCTCTCTTGCCCCTAAAGAATGATTCAAGATacaaaaagattcaagatttcaagattcaagattcaagGGTTTGAACAGAGAAACCAAAGTTAAAATTGTAGTACCTGCAAAGCCTGGACGACTACAACAATGGAGGTCATGGATTTTCAAAGCTTGTTTTGCTGTTTCAGAGGAAGAAACTATGACTGTTGGTACTCTTCCAAGCTTTAAAAGCATCACAGGGCCATACTTTTTGGAGAGTTTCCATAGAGATTGATGTGGTAATTCTCCGAGTTGATGCAAGTTTCCGATGATAGGACAGCCAGGAGGAGACGGTGGTGTCCGTTGATAATTCCTCCGATTCTTGTGGTTGAACACGGCTACAAGAATACAAATGACGAAGATAAGTGACAGAAGCCAAATGTTTGTCATTTCTGATTTAATTGCAATTAAAGTGGCTCCATAAGTGTAGTCTTTATATTATACTAGTACATTGCTGCTCtcttcaattattattatcttacaatatatattctctGCTACGTAGTACGTAACGTtaaacttaattttatattcataAGATATACTTTTTAGGTTTGAAAAGtcaaacaagaacaacaacataaCCGTCGATATGATGAGTCAGCTCTAATCTCAACCACACGATCTTCTCATCTCTGGCACAAGTAGGAGCTcgtttttcttgtttacaGTGAGTCCAGGAGCTTCTTCCACGTCGATATCTTTAACCTCCACGCCTTCTGGTAACTTCCAGTCAAAATGATACAAGAGATTAGCTAGACCAAACTCAACCATTGTTGTCCCCATGTATATTGCAGGACAGATTCTCCGACCGCCCCCAAACGGTAACAGCTCAAAATGTTGTCCTTTTGCATCAATGTTATTATCCATAAACCTCTCCGGGAGAAACACTTCAGGGTCTTTCCAAGTATCAGGATCACGACCAATAGCCCAAACATTCACATGAAGCCGTGTCTTGACAGGAATAGTGTAGCCGTTGATATCAAATTCAGACATTGCTTCTCTTGGAAGCAAAAGAGGTGTTGTAGGATGTAGCCtccatgtttctttgatcacCATTTTCAGATACTCTAGCTGATCCATGTCTTCGAAACTTATCATTGATCTGTTCCCCATTTGAGTTCTTATTTCAGATTGaactttcttcatcactcGTGGATTTCTTGCAAGTTCTGTCATTGCCCATGTCATTGTTATTGCAGAAGTATCGATTCCCGCAAGTAGAACATCCTGTCTCATTCAAAACATATCAGACTCTTTGGTACTACTACATTACATAAAGGATTGTTAGCTAAATCTTGTTTTAGTTACCAGCAAGATTGCTTTGATATGGTTTCTTGTAAGTTTATCATTTCCAAGAACtgcctcttctttctccaaccTTAAGAGCAAGTCCACAAAATCTTCATTCCCTTCTTTCTTTCCCTCTTTATGCAAATCAAACATTTGTTCAAAGAATGCATTGAGAtctctcttgcttctttctctccttcctTGCAAACCCGTCAACACATCGATGATCCATCCGACATACGGAATAAAATCCGCGGCAGAAAAGCTTCCCAACATCTCGAGCGCCTCGCGGACTATTTTGTTGAATCTGTCACTGTTGAGCACAGTTCCCTCAAAACTAACCCCAAAAGCTGTCCTGCATACTACACTTACTGTTAATTCAAGACACTTATTGTTCAAGTTAACCGGATTCTTCTGAGAGGCTGATTCCGCAATTGAATCGATCATTTTCTTGACCTCCTCGTCCTTAATAGGTTGAATCGAGTGAACTTGTTTAGTACTGAAAAGTTCTTGAACACAGAGCTTCCTAACTTCTTTCCAATAATCATCATAAGGAGAGAAAGCAATGTCCAGATAGTTGTACGAAAGCTCTCTTGGCCCTAAACAATGATTCAAGATTCATGaggtttcttttcttttttttttggtttaaagatTCATGAGGTTTCTTGAATTCTATGAGGaacagaaattgaaatttgagtACCTGACAAGCTTGGACGAGTACAACAATGGAGGTCATGAACTCTCAAAACTTGTCTTGCTGTATCCGAAGAAGAAACTACGACTGTTGGGACTCTTCCAAGCATCAAATGCATCACCGGACCATACTTCTTTGAGAGTTTCCATAGAGTCTGATGCGGTAATTCTCCGATCTGATGTAAGTTTCCTATGATCGGGAAGCCAGGAGGACATGGAAACTGTCGATATTTCGGATGTTTCTTGTGGTTGAAAACGGCCAGAAGAATACAGACGAGAAAGATAAGTGGTAGAAGCCAAATGTGAGCCATTTCTGTTTTCTGAAGGGAAACCTCAAAAAATGTATAAGCACGTTGCTgtcttcaattattttctgaCTGGCGGGTAATCCATGTTTAtagataatcatatatataattagagtACTCTTTCTATCTAAAATATCCACATCagcaaaacaataaattaataaaattaaaaaatattaaaaatatcattcaaTTCAAATCTATACATGAGAATAATTTGAAATACATAACAAAAGAGTTAagtataattaataaatattaataataatatatacaaaaatatgaagTATTTATgagtataatatttttaatttaaatcatatatataattagagaATACTATCTCCATCTAAGGTGTCAACATCagcaaaatattaatttaataaatttaaaatatattaaaaatatcattcaaTTCAAATCTATTtgtaatatatgaaatttttaaaaaatatataagaaaagagtttaagtataataaataaatattaataataatatataaaaagatatgaaGTATTTATGagtataatattattaattaaatactGTATTtgattgtaaatttgtaatacaAACTTTATgcattataaaatattaaaataggTAAAACAAGCATAAAATAAGAGTATTAGAtccaaactatatataaaaacttaaaataaataagagtaatttattaaaatataaaattgagtGACAAGATTATTGTATAAAAATAGCTATAATAGTATAGGATACCAATAAATCCACACAACGTGTGGGTTGATTtctagtaataataataaaaacattattgtcTTATTGtgtcaaatttttttttctatagtAAAACTTACttttatattcaaataaaacttttctttccgatactacaaaaacaattgttttatataaaacaattgttttatataaaacaatttattgaTAAGGGATAGGCAAAATATTCGTTAGGTTCGATCCGGTTCAGTTTGATTCGAAAAATTCGGATATCCGTGATTTTACGAGGcaaatcaaatactaaaaatgATATTGGTTAAAATCGGagcaaataacaaatactaaaatttaaacagGCGGATATCCGCTCCGATCCGTTGTACATgaacatatgtatatgtatgtagaTAATTacagatatatattataattttacactttttaatgtaaattttctaagtttttgttcatcaaattaattatataactattagttttaaaaattaaaaagaaataatttttcaGTGAAATATTACttaatttggattcaatttctgattttgtttttcattataatttttataattgtttttgatagaTATTCAGCAAATCAGCAAATATCTTTGATTCTAACGGATATCCGTACATCCGGATCTTCGGTTACTTTCGAAGCAAATActaatcataaaattaattattcgAACATAGCAAATCTGATCACAAATACTACCAAATCCAGAATATTCTCGTGCCCACCTTTAATATTGAATAATTTCTTTTGAGCTAGCAATTAGACCAActgataacaaataaaaagtaataaatgacaagatttatttgtatacactttattttgtaatctcaagaaaaaacaaagtttaagTGATTAGTGATCTAAATACTTCAGAGGAACAAGTACAAGCTCATTTTTCTTGCTAGCATTAAGTCCAGGAGATTCTTCCAAGTCGATATCTTCGGCCACCATGCCTACTGGTATTTTCCAGTCAAAGTGATACAACATATTGGCAAGACCAAACTCCACCATTGTTGTCCCCATGTACATGGCAGGACACATTCTTCGACCACTTCCAAACGGTAACAGCTCAAAGTGTTGTCCTTTCGCATCAATGCTACTATTAACAAACCTTTCTGGAAGAAACTCCTCCGGGTCTTTCCATGTATCGGGATCACGCCCGATAGCCCAGACATTCACATAAAGCCGTGTCTTAACTGGAATCACGTAGTCATTGAGCTCAAATTCAGACATTACTTGTCTTGGAATCAGAAAGGGTGATGGAGGATGTAGCCTCCATGTTTCATTGATCACCATTTTCAGGTAATGGAGCTGATCTATATCATCCAAGGTGATCATTGACTTTTTCCCAATTTGGTTTCTGATTTCAGATTGCACCTTCTTCATAACTCGCGGGTTTCTCATAAGTTCTGTCATTGCCCATGTCATTGTTATTGCAGAAGTGCCTATGCCCCCAATAAGGACGTTCTGTGTaagatcataaaaaaaaaaaaagttagaataTCTAGGGCTACAATATATCTTAATGATGGAATGAGAAACGTTGTATAGTTACCATCAAGATTGCTTTGATATGGTTTCTTGTTAGCTTGCCATATCCAAtaacagtttcttctttctccaaccTCAAGAGCAAGTCCACGAAATCTTCAACACCTTCTTTGTTTCCCTGTTTATGTAGATCAAACATTTGTTCATAGAATGCATCAAGAGCTCTCacgcttctctctctctgcccATGTAGCCCTGTGAGCCAGTCGATGATCCAGCCGCCATTTGGAAAATAATCTGAGGCAGAAAAGCtccccaaaaacaaatatgtatcATGGATTAGTTTCTCGAATCTGTCACTGTTGAGCACAGTTCCTTGGAAGTTCACACCAAATGTTGCCTTGCATGTCACTCTTACAGTTAAAGAAGTAAACTTCTCGCTCAAGTTAACCGGAGTTCCCTGAGAAGCCGATTCTGAGACTGAATCGATAAGTTTCTTGACTTCATCTTCCTTGATAGGTTGAAAAGATTGAACTCGTTTAACACTGAAGAGTTCTTGCACACATATCCTCCTTAATTCTTTCCAGTAATCATCAAAAGGAGAGAAAGCAATGTCCAGATAATTGTAAGAGAGCGCTCTTGGTCCTAATCAATCAGggcttttgtttattaatgCTGTGAACACACAGACAAAAAAACTAAGACTTTAGTATGTTTTGAGTGAGAGTCACGGTACCTGCTAAGCTTGGACGGCTACAACAATGTAGGTCATGGATTTTCAGAACTTGCTTTGCAGTTTCAGAGGAAGAAACTACGACCGTTGGGATACTTCCAAACTTCAAAAGCATTACATGACCATACTTTTTGGAGAGTCTCCATAGAGATTGATGTGGTAATTCTCCGAGCTGATGCAAGTTTCCGATTATCGGGAAACCAGGAGGAGACGGTGGTTTCCGTTGATGTTGCTGCCGCTTCTTGTGCGTGAAGGCGGCTAGAAGAatacaagagagaaagagaagtgatagaaacaaaatcgTAGCCATTTCTGATGATTTGATGGATAATGAAGGGCAGCTATACATTTAAGAACCATTATCTTCACTTATTATGATAGCAATGAGCTTAGGGACCACTACATGGAGGTAATGAGACACTTTAGAGGCAAAAAAGTCTTGTAACCAATTCGGAGACTATTCCATATCGTTGAATCCAGTATCTTtccagaagaaaacaaaaagatgaatatTGAGTTGATTACATAATCCAATATATTCTCACAACCACATGAATCCCAAGAACAtaatcatatttctttttttttcttaataattttagttggattattaataataaataatatttcaaaaaataataattagaatttaaagtTAAAGCAAAGCTCCGACTTGAAATGCATATTGATGCTCATCAGGAAAAGTCATAAGACTTTTTCCTGCAttacctttttcttctctcaacaTTGAACCAATTCgaagggtttagagtttattattatcaagtttCAACAAAGAGAgtgttcaaagttttttttttttaaatatcctATCGGCTGATCCGGTCAGTTTTGGTAGGAACGCACCAAGGTGCTACAGAGTGAATTTCCCCGATTCAAGTAGAATTGGGCCACCACACTGCCTGATCCGAGTTTGAGAGAGTTGAGAAAACATCGTCTTCTCGGTTAAACAATGTTGTTTTGTAAGGTTGGGTGGAAATTAAAGAATTGATTACTGTAAGAGTCAAAGATttattaagaaagaaagaaacagaagatatagttttatttatcataGTCGATACTACATTCTTTAGTACTATCATGAAAAGCTTATTTTACAGATTTAAATACTTCCTAGGAACAAGTACAAGCTCATTTTTCTTGCTGGCATTGAGTCCAGGAGATTCTTCCATGTCAATGTCTTCGACCACCATGCCTTCTGGTAATTTCCAGTCAAAATGGTACAAGAGATTGGCTAGACCAAACTCCACCATTGTTGTCCCCATGTACATGGCAGGACACATTCTCCTACCACTTCCAAATGGTAACAGCTCAAAGTTTTGTCCTTTTGCATCAATGTTACTGTTAACAAATCTCTCTGGAAGAAACTCCTCTGGATCTTTCCAAGTATCTGGATCACGCCCGATACCCCATACATTCACATAAAGTCTTGTCTTGGCTGGAATCGTGTAGCCGTTGATTTCAAATTCAGACATTACTTCTCTTGGAACTAGAAGTGGTGCTGGAGGATGTAGCCTCCATGTTTCATTGATCACCATTTTCAGGTAATGGAGTTGGTCTATGTCATCCAAGCAGATCATTGACTTGCCCCCAATTTGATTTCTGATTTCGGATTGAACTTTCTTCATTACTCGCGGGTTTCTCATAAGTTCTGTCATTGCCCATGTCATTGTTATAGCCGAAGTTCCAATGCCTCCAAGAAGAACATTCTGTAATAAGACCATTATAATCTTTAGGTATTATAATCCTACAATTGGAAAGCAAAGCTTTGTATAGTTACCATTAAGACTGCTTTGATATGGTTTCTTGTGAGCTTGCCATATCCAAgaacagtttcttctttctccaactTCAAGAGCAAGTCCACAAAATCCTCAACTCCTTCTTTGTTCCCCTGTTTATGTAGATCAAACATTTGTTCATAGAATGCGTCAAGACCTCTcacacttctctctctctgcccTTGTAACCCCGTGAGCCAGTCGATGATCCAGCCGACATTTGGAAAATAATCCGAGGCAGAGAAGCTCCCCAAGAACAAAAATGCATCATGGATTAACTTGTCGAAGTTGTCACTATTAAGCACAGTTCCTTGGAAACTCACACCAAATGCTGCCTTGCATATCACGCCAACAGTTAAAGAAGCTAACTTCTCGCTCAAGTTAACCGGAGTTTTCTGAGCAGCTGATTCCGAGAATGAATTCATCAGTTTCTTGACTTCCTCTTCCCTGATGGGTTGAATCAAATGAACTTGTTTAGGACTGAAAAGCTCTTGCACACACATCCTCCTCAATTCTTTCCAGTAATCATTAAAAGGAGAGAAAACTATGTCCAAGTAGTTGTAAGAGAGCGCTCTTGGTCCTAAATAATCATatgacttttgttttaatcctacgcacacaaacaaaatatataaaaaaaatagtaagtgTTAAGTGAGAGTTACGGTACCTGCTAAGCTTGGACGGCTACAACAATTGAGGTCATGGATTTTCAGAGCTTGCTTTGCTGtttcagaagaagagacaacAACCGTTGGGATACTTCCAAACTTCAAAAGCATTACAGGACCATATTTTTTGGAGAGACTCCATAGAGATTGATGTGGTAGCTCCCCAAGCTGATGCAAGTTTCCGATGATCGGAAAGCCCGGTGGAGACGGTGGTTTCCGTTGATGTTGCCGCCGCTTCTTGAGTCTTAAAGCggcaagaagaagacaagagagaaagagaagtggGAGAAACCAAATAGTAGCCATTTGTTGATCTGATGACTGATGAAGGGACAACTATATGTTGAAGCTCAGTGTTGTCTTCAATTATTTCTGACACATCTTTATTACTaaacttttgaaaagaaataataacTTAACTCAATTTGcatgtataaataataattttaagacGATTGTGGGTGACCTTGgactatttatatttttctctagcGTTTTACGAcggaaagaaaataaataattggcCAGAAAATCCGTTTTCAAAACGTgattgtaaaataaaacaattttttaaagtCTATTAAAGtcttagaaatatatatattaccaaaaaaaactgaacctCATAGTTCATATTTGGCAGGACTATTCTTGTAATCTTACGTCCCAAAAATGttggttaaatttttatttgagtaactttacaaaaaatagtttatttgatttacTATACATAAATACACATATAGATGAAGTTTTTGTACCAAAAAATTCAGGTgagaagagatcatcaaatTAATCTATAGGTTTGATTGGTGACCTATAAAGAAATATAAGGAATGAAGAGGAAcatgactaaaaaaaaataataaagaaaaaaaaaataaaatagaaataaagaGGAATGAGTGTAGTGGCAAAATAGaacaaatattattgtaaatgataaccaaaacatacaaaataataacaaaaattaaaaaataaataaattatttttctaaataaaatattaaacaaattgaaaaaatttataaaaagaactACAAAACTACGTGAAACTAATATGGTAATTATAGTGAGTGGTCATTTGATTTTAGCTCTGTAATAATGAGTTCAAGCATAATTTGACAGTGCCTTTCCTTCCACACATACTATAATTGATGTATATAAGTAATCATGTTTggctttaatatttttcatccTACGTATATGCATTGACATTCAATAAGTAATTATGTTTACTACGTtatcataaatttaatttttaagttttaattaataaatgtttaatttgtttttctgtttgttcCTCATCAAATTTCGGAAGgaacaattttcttcttcgattcctCAAAAAATAAGGAATAAATAGGAATAGTGTACGATCCACATGTtataatttggaaaaaaaattactgtTGAATGGTAAAGAAAAGAGGAACAATAAGGAACATGTTGTTCCTATCCATTCCTTTCCTAAAAAGTAGTCACCAATCGAAGCCTATCTTTCAATAGCATACCTTCTTGATTAATTgcttctataaaaaaaatcaagatcGTTTTAATTAATCTCTATatgtttacaaaaattaacaattctGAATTGTTAAAAGCATTatttcagaagaaaaagatgatgaatATAGAATTGGTTAGGTAATCCAAGATATTCTGACATTCACATGAATCACATGGATCACTAGATGCTATATGTcatcatattttcttcttctttggtttttccATAAAACCTTTAGTTGgataaataataattggaaaaaaaaacatcacgATATTGTTTTCTAGTTAGCtacttttttctaaaatttgaaCTACCACCATAGAACATGGTATTTTATAATCTATACCATTCATGGGTCCTATGTGACTTAAAACggttaaaaacatattaacAGTAAAAAAGCGCGGAAAATAGTACAacactgtaaaaaaaaaagtggtaaGCAAAAGacattcacaaacaaaacttggTTTTGATTGCAGCTAAAAATTCGGTTTGGATTGGTAACTTGTATCGTATGATGAATCAAGTGAATTAGTTTTATGGTCTCTACaagtaataatttattatcttCTGTACAGTCACTTGAAAAGTAGTTAAGCATTAAGGGACATATTTTGGATACTTGTGTGTATCTACATTGTAcaacaaattgaaaaacagaagaagaaagaaacaggtTATCTATTATGTTATCTATTATGCAACGTGATCATTGTGGCCAAACTAACGTCTACATCATTCGcaatacaaaagaaacttGAATCTATGATTCTGTTCATTGATGAACAAAACATAAGTGATGTAATAAAACTCTTAGTAAGATAGACAAGAATCACAGTACTTATTCGGCAGCCTCTTCCATCACATGTTCCGCGGTGATTGGAGCCACGGGGTAATAATGGTAATGTAGCTCGCCAACGTCGTCTCCAGAGAGTTTCGTCCATCCTTGCGGCCCAACGTGGTACACTGATCATACAGATTTAAGAAagtttaatacaaaatttaaaggAAAAGGATCACAAGATGATGATGTATTGGCAGAAGAAGTAAGGATTGATCTTTACCGCTAGCAACTCCACCACTAGCTCCATCACGGAATGTAGCATGGTAGATGGATCTCCTTGCTAACTCTGAGGCTTCTTCAACCGACATATCGAATTTGTAtctgttaacaaaaaaagaaccataAGATTGAGTGGTTATAATAGTAAAGCAAGATCTAGTTTTGGTTTGGGCTTTGACTAAAAGAGAAGTAGGGCAATGATGATATCTTGAAATAGATACGTACCCGCTGTCCAGAACACCATAAGCGTATGGTGAACCTGAACCGACAGAGAATCTGTCTCCCTTAAGCCGTCCTCCTTCGTTGTCAACATAGTACAATCCAGGGCCCtatttcaaaaaagattacaaTTTTAGCATCTCGACTTTCGCTTTGGTGAGTGAAACTACAGACCGAGAAGGAAATAACAGTTAGGATATAAAGTTTAGGGTACTGACTGTTTCATCCCATCCAGCAATCATTGTGCCAACAGAAAGTCCCATTCCACGATATGAATAGAGCATGTTAGCAAGAAGCTTTGAAGCTCCTGAAACAGAGATTCTCCTTTTGTTTGCCAGCTCATGTAGACGGCACTATGATACACAAATAAAACACTCTCTATCAGGGTCATAGTTTCAACATAATCCAGATTTGGTATACAAGTTAGCAATCAAACTATTAGGATAAAACTGGGACTAGATTTTGGATACAAGAAATCAACGAAACCATTTGTATGCCCTTGAATACAacaactcaaa from Arabidopsis thaliana chromosome 3, partial sequence includes these protein-coding regions:
- the CYP71B34 gene encoding cytochrome P450, family 71, subfamily B, polypeptide 34 (''cytochrome P450, family 71, subfamily B, polypeptide 34'' (CYP71B34); FUNCTIONS IN: electron carrier activity, monooxygenase activity, iron ion binding, oxygen binding, heme binding; INVOLVED IN: oxidation reduction; LOCATED IN: endomembrane system; EXPRESSED IN: 22 plant structures; EXPRESSED DURING: 13 growth stages; CONTAINS InterPro DOMAIN/s: Cytochrome P450 (InterPro:IPR001128), Cytochrome P450, E-class, group I (InterPro:IPR002401), Cytochrome P450, conserved site (InterPro:IPR017972); BEST Arabidopsis thaliana protein match is: cytochrome P450, family 71, subfamily B, polypeptide 35 (TAIR:AT3G26310.1); Has 33336 Blast hits to 33083 proteins in 1708 species: Archae - 50; Bacteria - 3521; Metazoa - 12043; Fungi - 6985; Plants - 9537; Viruses - 3; Other Eukaryotes - 1197 (source: NCBI BLink).), coding for MTNIWLLSLIFVICILVAVFNHKNRRNYQRTPPSPPGCPIIGNLHQLGELPHQSLWKLSKKYGPVMLLKLGRVPTVIVSSSETAKQALKIHDLHCCSRPGFAGARELSYNYLDIAFSPYDDYWKEVRKLAVQELFSSKQVHSIQPIKDEEVKKLIDSISESAAQKTPINLNKTLLALTVSVVCRTAFSVNFEGTVLNSERFNNIVREALEMLGSFSASDFIPYVGRIIDLLTGLQGRRERSMRDLDAFYEQMFDLHKQKKEEGSEDFVDLLLRLEKEEAVLGNDKLTRNHIKAILMDVLLAGMDTSAITMTWAMAELAKNPRVMKKVQSEIRSQIKNKERISFDDTDKLEYLKMVIKETWRLHPTTPLLIPREAMSEFEINGYTIPVKTRLHVNVWAIGRDPDTWKDPEVFLPERFTDNNIDAKGQHFELLPFGGGRRMCPAVYMGTTMVEFGLANLLYHFDWKLPEGMKVDDIDMEEAPGLTVNKKNELILVPTKFLDP
- the CYP71B35 gene encoding cytochrome P450, family 71, subfamily B, polypeptide 35 (''cytochrome P450, family 71, subfamily B, polypeptide 35'' (CYP71B35); FUNCTIONS IN: electron carrier activity, monooxygenase activity, iron ion binding, oxygen binding, heme binding; INVOLVED IN: oxidation reduction; LOCATED IN: endomembrane system; EXPRESSED IN: 17 plant structures; EXPRESSED DURING: 10 growth stages; CONTAINS InterPro DOMAIN/s: Cytochrome P450 (InterPro:IPR001128), Cytochrome P450, conserved site (InterPro:IPR017972), Cytochrome P450, E-class, group I (InterPro:IPR002401); BEST Arabidopsis thaliana protein match is: cytochrome P450, family 71, subfamily B, polypeptide 34 (TAIR:AT3G26300.1); Has 32954 Blast hits to 32730 proteins in 1688 species: Archae - 50; Bacteria - 3268; Metazoa - 12013; Fungi - 6975; Plants - 9526; Viruses - 3; Other Eukaryotes - 1119 (source: NCBI BLink).) — encoded protein: MAHIWLLPLIFLVCILLAVFNHKKHPKYRQFPCPPGFPIIGNLHQIGELPHQTLWKLSKKYGPVMHLMLGRVPTVVVSSSDTARQVLRVHDLHCCTRPSLSGPRELSYNYLDIAFSPYDDYWKEVRKLCVQELFSTKQVHSIQPIKDEEVKKMIDSIAESASQKNPVNLNNKCLELTVSVVCRTAFGVSFEGTVLNSDRFNKIVREALEMLGSFSAADFIPYVGWIIDVLTGLQGRRERSKRDLNAFFEQMFDLHKEGKKEGNEDFVDLLLRLEKEEAVLGNDKLTRNHIKAILLDVLLAGIDTSAITMTWAMTELARNPRVMKKVQSEIRTQMGNRSMISFEDMDQLEYLKMVIKETWRLHPTTPLLLPREAMSEFDINGYTIPVKTRLHVNVWAIGRDPDTWKDPEVFLPERFMDNNIDAKGQHFELLPFGGGRRICPAIYMGTTMVEFGLANLLYHFDWKLPEGVEVKDIDVEEAPGLTVNKKNELLLVPEMRRSCG